In Methanofollis sp., a single window of DNA contains:
- a CDS encoding GHMP kinase: protein MPLMKIRGGDLDLVEYDFEPFRAGTNIRPLRIDRPLRPVPRPGTFTVRAPARIHSTVLDMNRFAPDQPGGGGFGYAVQVYSTARVECTADGIEIEYERTPIIRHIVEAFRATVGYQGGFRIAADDHHYKHVGLGSTGTMLLAVSHAMNAALGSPLTAEELRILVGKNFVEETAENNNMVAFGFETGVGPAASTYGGFVVMGDELALAYRHPFAEGKNVFVIIPKSGISSSGKSEFDLLMNRARDLDYRDRPIKAYMVLMDLLPALERGDLKKAGDVMWEIEFRGSKRAEIEHHDFAIYNIMSRLREAGIEFVGMSSVGPSIAVVTGKPEEEMKAIADSLGLSVALSTAVDNEGLKVTHTA, encoded by the coding sequence ATGCCATTGATGAAGATCAGGGGCGGCGATCTCGATCTCGTTGAATACGATTTCGAGCCCTTCAGAGCAGGGACAAACATCCGCCCCCTCAGGATCGACCGGCCCCTCCGGCCCGTGCCCCGACCCGGCACATTCACGGTCAGGGCCCCGGCACGCATCCACTCGACAGTCCTGGACATGAACCGCTTCGCTCCCGACCAACCGGGTGGCGGGGGCTTCGGATATGCCGTCCAGGTGTACAGCACGGCACGCGTGGAGTGCACCGCCGACGGCATCGAGATCGAGTACGAGCGCACGCCCATCATCAGGCATATCGTCGAGGCCTTCAGGGCGACGGTGGGCTACCAGGGCGGTTTCAGGATCGCCGCGGACGACCACCACTACAAGCATGTCGGCCTCGGCTCGACCGGCACCATGCTCCTTGCCGTCAGCCATGCAATGAACGCGGCCCTCGGCTCCCCCCTCACCGCCGAGGAACTGCGGATCCTCGTCGGGAAGAACTTCGTCGAGGAGACGGCCGAAAACAACAACATGGTCGCTTTCGGCTTCGAGACCGGCGTCGGCCCGGCCGCAAGCACCTACGGCGGCTTTGTCGTCATGGGCGACGAACTCGCCCTTGCATACCGCCACCCCTTTGCCGAAGGAAAGAATGTCTTCGTCATCATCCCGAAGAGCGGCATCTCCTCGTCAGGGAAGAGCGAGTTCGACCTCCTCATGAACCGGGCACGCGACCTCGACTACCGCGACCGCCCGATCAAGGCCTACATGGTCCTGATGGACCTCCTGCCCGCGCTCGAACGGGGCGACCTCAAGAAGGCCGGGGACGTGATGTGGGAGATCGAGTTCAGGGGGTCGAAGAGGGCCGAGATCGAGCACCACGACTTTGCGATCTACAACATCATGAGCAGGTTGCGCGAGGCCGGCATCGAGTTCGTGGGCATGAGTTCGGTCGGCCCCTCCATCGCCGTCGTCACCGGGAAACCGGAGGAGGAGATGAAGGCGATCGCCGACAGCCTCGGCCTCTCGGTGGCCCTCTCCACGGCGGTCGACAACGAGGGACTGAAGGTCACGCATACGGCGTGA
- a CDS encoding ferredoxin domain-containing protein — translation MTPEFEAVRTVAMLMALAARTAPKGKGVDTIEVEVLTGTDLTDLADAMRAYGEEHTLGFFLRDAKNIEKADACVLIGCRGQQTAGINCGGCGYPTCTEMAAAVEEAKSDGFPFRGPNCVIRMTDLGIAVGSAVKTASIHNVDNRVFYSGGVGARTLSLLPDCTVVYALPLKASGKNIFFDRS, via the coding sequence ATGACTCCGGAATTCGAGGCAGTCAGGACCGTGGCAATGCTGATGGCCCTTGCCGCACGGACGGCGCCGAAGGGGAAGGGCGTCGACACCATCGAGGTCGAGGTGCTCACCGGCACCGACCTCACCGACCTCGCCGACGCGATGCGGGCCTATGGCGAGGAGCACACCCTCGGTTTCTTCCTGCGGGACGCGAAGAACATCGAGAAAGCGGATGCATGCGTCCTGATCGGGTGCAGGGGCCAGCAGACCGCAGGCATCAACTGCGGCGGGTGCGGGTACCCGACCTGCACTGAGATGGCCGCCGCAGTTGAAGAGGCGAAAAGCGACGGCTTCCCATTCAGGGGACCGAACTGCGTAATCAGGATGACAGACCTCGGCATCGCCGTCGGGTCGGCGGTAAAGACTGCTTCCATCCACAACGTCGACAACAGGGTCTTTTACTCAGGCGGCGTCGGCGCCCGCACCCTCAGCCTCCTCCCGGACTGCACCGTCGTCTACGCCCTCCCTCTCAAGGCCTCAGGGAAAAATATCTTCTTTGACCGCTCATAG